In one Nicotiana sylvestris chromosome 8, ASM39365v2, whole genome shotgun sequence genomic region, the following are encoded:
- the LOC138874695 gene encoding uncharacterized protein — protein sequence MKGVMRFRKKVKLSPRYIGPYEILERIREVAYRLVLPPSLVAVHQVIHVSMLRKYHGDPSHVLDFSSVQLDKDLSYVEESAAILDRKDPKLRSKNNALAKVQWRGQLVEKVNWETEHDIYNHYPYLFTTSGMSLYLFEYERLF from the coding sequence atgaagggtgttatgaggttcaggaagaaggtcaagttgagccctaggtatattggGCCATATGAGATACTTGAGAGGATTAGAGAAGTGGCATATAGGCTTGTATTACCACCTAGTCTAGTTGCAGTTCATCAAGTaatccatgtttctatgctccggaagtatcacggcgatccatctcatgtgttagacttcagctcagtccagttggacaaggatttgtcttatgttgaggagtcGGCGGCCATTTTGGACAGGAAGGATccaaagttgaggtcgaagaacaATGCTTTAgcgaaggttcagtggaggggtcagctaGTCGAGAAGGTGAATTGGGAGACGGAGCATGATATATATAACCATTATCcttatcttttcaccacttcaggtatgtctctatacttgTTCGAgtacgaacgtttgttttaa